The following coding sequences are from one Electrophorus electricus isolate fEleEle1 chromosome 22, fEleEle1.pri, whole genome shotgun sequence window:
- the LOC118240669 gene encoding ribonuclease inhibitor-like has translation ELDLSTNDLCDSGVKKLCTGLQSPNCKLEKLRLYNCSIREEGCAALASALKKNPSSHLRELNLSNNEPGVSGVKKLSDLLEDPHCKLEKLELYKCSITEEGCAALASALKKNPSSHLRELNLSNNKPGHSGVKKLSDLLKDQRCTLETLQLYNCSITEEGCAALASALKKNPSHLRELNLSYNKPGDSGVKKLSDLLEDPHCKLEKLELYNCSITEEGCAALASALKKNPSSHLRELNLNYNKPGDSGVEKLSDLLKDPHCKLETLQLFNCSITEEGFAALASALKKNPSSHLRELNLSNNEPGDSGVKKLCELLEDPHYKLEILELFNCSITEEGCAALASALKKNPSSHLRELNLNWNKPGDSGVKKLSDLLEYPLCKQEKL, from the exons GAGCTGGACCTGAGTACAAATGATCTGTGTGATTCAGGAGTGAAGAAACTCTGTACTGGACTGCAGAGTCCaaactgtaaactggagaaactaag gttgtataactgcagtattagagaggaaggttgtgctgctctggcttcagctctgaagaaaaacccgtcatcacacctgagagagctgaacctgAGTAACAATGAACCAGGAGTCTCAGGAGTGAAGAAGCTGTCtgatctactggaggatccacactgtaaactggaaaaactaga gttgtataagtgcagtattacagaggaaggttgtgctgctctggcttcagctctgaagaaaaacccctcatcacacctgagagagctgaacctgAGTAACAATAAACCAGGACACTCAGGAGTGAAGAAGCTTTCTGATCTACTGAAAGATCAACGCTGTACACTGGAaacactaca gttgtataactgcagtattacagaggaaggttgtgctgctctggcttcagctctgaagaaaaacccctcacacctgagagagctgaacctgagctacaataaaccaggagactcaggagtgaagaagctctctgatctactggaggatccacactgtaaactggagaaactaga gctgtataactgcagtattacagaggaaggttgtgctgctctggcttcagctctgaagaaaaacccctcatcacacctgagagagctgaacctgaactacaataaaccaggagactcaggagtggagaagctctctgatctactgaaggatccacactgtaaactggagacactaca gttgtttaactgcagtattacagaggaaggttttgctgctctggcttcagctctgaagaaaaacccctcatcacacctgagagagctgaatctgagtAACAatgaaccaggagactcaggagtgaagaagCTCTGTGaactactggaggatccacactatAAACTGGAGAtactaga gttgtttaactgcagtattacagaggaaggttgtgctgctctggcttcagctctgaagaaaaacccctcatcacacctgagagagctgaacctgAACTggaataaaccaggagactcaggagtgaagaagCTCTCTGATCTACTGGAGTATCCACTCTGTAAACAAGAGAAGCTTTG A